Proteins co-encoded in one Cupriavidus nantongensis genomic window:
- a CDS encoding FAD-binding oxidoreductase, protein MNHPTPSASLARRPLPPAIADALAARFGERFTTSAGVREHHGRDESPFPPALPDAVVFAHSTEEVAEVARLCNQHGVPLIPYGAGSSLEGHLLAVAGGISLDLSQMNRVLAVQPEDLTVTVQPGVTRKQLNQEIKDTGLFFPIDPGADASLGGMCATRASGTNAVRYGTMRENVLALTVVTADGRVIRTGTQARKSSAGYDLTRLFIGSEGTLGIITEVTVRLYPQPEAISAAVCAFPSMGSAVQAVIQTIQLGVPVARVEFVDALAIRAINRHDNLTLPETPHLFFEFHGTEAGVREQAETVQQITADFGGQGFEWATRPEDRSRLWNARHTAYFAMLQLKPGCKSVTTDVCVPISRLADCVTETEKDLNASALPCPIVGHVGDGNFHVAILVDPDKPEEMAEAEAINQRIVERALAMGGTCTGEHGVGLHKQRFLVAEHGEDALDLMRAIKAALDPNHILNPGKIFSATRGAAQ, encoded by the coding sequence ATGAACCACCCCACGCCGTCCGCCTCCCTCGCCCGCCGTCCGCTGCCGCCCGCCATCGCCGACGCCCTCGCGGCACGCTTCGGCGAGCGCTTTACCACCTCCGCCGGCGTGCGCGAGCACCATGGCCGCGACGAATCGCCGTTCCCGCCGGCGCTGCCGGATGCGGTGGTGTTTGCCCACAGCACCGAGGAAGTGGCCGAGGTCGCGCGCCTGTGCAACCAGCACGGCGTGCCGCTGATCCCGTACGGCGCGGGCTCGTCGCTGGAAGGCCACCTGCTGGCGGTGGCCGGCGGCATCAGCCTGGACCTGTCGCAGATGAACCGGGTGCTGGCGGTGCAGCCCGAGGACCTGACCGTGACCGTGCAGCCCGGCGTCACGCGCAAGCAGCTGAACCAGGAGATCAAGGACACCGGCCTGTTCTTCCCGATCGACCCGGGCGCCGACGCGTCGCTGGGCGGCATGTGCGCCACGCGCGCGTCGGGGACCAACGCGGTGCGCTACGGCACCATGCGCGAGAACGTGCTGGCGTTGACGGTGGTGACCGCCGACGGCCGCGTGATCCGCACCGGCACGCAGGCGCGCAAGTCGTCGGCCGGTTATGACCTGACCCGGCTCTTTATCGGCAGCGAAGGCACGCTCGGCATCATCACCGAGGTCACGGTGCGGCTCTACCCGCAGCCCGAGGCGATCTCGGCCGCGGTGTGCGCCTTCCCCAGCATGGGCAGCGCGGTGCAGGCGGTGATCCAGACCATCCAGCTGGGCGTGCCGGTGGCGCGCGTGGAATTCGTCGATGCGCTGGCGATCCGCGCCATCAACCGCCACGACAACCTGACCCTGCCCGAGACCCCGCACCTGTTCTTCGAATTCCACGGCACCGAGGCCGGCGTGCGCGAGCAGGCCGAGACCGTGCAGCAGATCACCGCCGACTTCGGCGGCCAGGGCTTCGAGTGGGCCACGCGCCCGGAAGACCGCAGCCGGCTGTGGAACGCGCGCCATACCGCGTACTTTGCGATGCTGCAGCTCAAGCCGGGCTGCAAGTCGGTCACCACCGACGTGTGCGTGCCGATCTCGCGCCTGGCCGACTGCGTCACCGAGACCGAGAAGGACCTGAACGCGTCGGCGCTGCCCTGCCCCATCGTCGGCCATGTCGGCGACGGCAACTTCCACGTGGCGATCCTGGTCGACCCCGACAAACCCGAGGAGATGGCCGAGGCCGAGGCCATCAACCAGCGCATCGTCGAACGCGCGCTGGCGATGGGCGGCACCTGCACCGGCGAGCACGGCGTGGGCCTGCACAAGCAGCGCTTCCTGGTGGCGGAGCACGGCGAGGACGCGCTCGACCTGATGCGCGCGATCAAGGCTGCGCTCGACCCCAACCACATCCTGAACCCGGGCAAGATCTTCAGCGCCACGCGCGGCGCCGCGCAGTAA
- a CDS encoding LysR substrate-binding domain-containing protein — protein MASMFNRVPPLHLLIAFEAAARLGSFARAAEELSVTPSAVSHRIKNLEELWGEDLFVRANAALRLTAAGTRYLRNVQDALKSLNELARPEYNKMRTRLRVAIPPTFGRQHLVPRLPEFGALYPHIDLELHLAIPFLDVKAEDTDVEIRYGTGRYPDLKTTRLLVEPVFPACGREYYERVNGRAITRPEHLHGLVLLRSPLEPWKPWFETAGLDWPEPQTGPQFNDIGLMLEAIASNQGVALVRQRMARHWLSLGQMVRLLDVESVSPHGYYIVEREQAPLKPEARYFVDWLLSLDW, from the coding sequence ATGGCCTCCATGTTCAACCGCGTGCCGCCGCTGCACCTGCTGATCGCGTTCGAGGCCGCGGCGCGCCTGGGCAGCTTCGCGCGCGCGGCCGAGGAGCTGTCGGTGACGCCCAGCGCGGTCTCGCACCGGATCAAGAACCTCGAGGAGCTGTGGGGCGAAGACCTGTTCGTGCGCGCCAACGCCGCGCTGCGCCTGACCGCGGCCGGCACGCGCTACCTGCGCAACGTGCAGGACGCGCTCAAGTCGCTCAACGAGCTGGCGCGGCCCGAGTACAACAAGATGCGCACGCGCCTGCGCGTGGCGATCCCGCCCACCTTCGGGCGCCAGCACCTGGTGCCGCGGCTGCCGGAGTTCGGCGCGCTCTATCCGCATATCGACCTCGAGCTGCACCTGGCGATCCCGTTCCTCGACGTCAAGGCCGAGGACACCGATGTCGAGATCCGCTACGGCACCGGCCGCTACCCCGACCTGAAGACCACCAGGCTGCTGGTCGAGCCGGTGTTCCCGGCGTGCGGGCGCGAATACTACGAGCGCGTCAACGGCCGCGCCATCACGCGGCCCGAGCACCTGCACGGCCTGGTGCTGCTGCGCAGCCCGCTGGAGCCGTGGAAGCCGTGGTTCGAGACCGCCGGGCTGGACTGGCCCGAGCCGCAGACCGGCCCGCAGTTCAACGACATCGGGCTGATGCTGGAAGCGATCGCCTCCAACCAGGGGGTGGCGCTGGTGCGCCAGCGCATGGCGCGGCACTGGCTGTCGCTGGGACAGATGGTGCGGCTGCTCGATGTGGAATCGGTATCGCCGCACGGCTACTACATCGTCGAGCGCGAACAGGCGCCGCTCAAGCCCGAGGCGCGCTATTTCGTCGACTGGCTGCTGAGCCTGGACTGGTAG
- a CDS encoding cob(I)yrinic acid a,c-diamide adenosyltransferase gives MGNRLSKIATRTGDAGTTGLGDGSRTGKDSLRIAAIGDVDELNCHVGVLLTEELPADLRAALLHIQHDLFDLGGELSIPGYTLLKPEQVAQLDTWLADYNANLPRLAEFILPGGSRAAAQAHVCRTVCRRAERALVALGAAEALNEAPRQYLNRLSDLMFVLARVLNRAGGGSDVLWQRDRDAAKK, from the coding sequence ATGGGCAACCGCCTGTCGAAGATCGCCACCCGCACCGGCGACGCCGGCACCACCGGCCTGGGCGACGGCAGCCGCACCGGCAAGGACAGCCTGCGCATCGCCGCGATCGGCGACGTCGATGAACTGAACTGCCACGTCGGCGTGCTGCTGACCGAAGAGCTGCCCGCCGACCTGCGCGCCGCGCTGCTGCATATCCAGCACGACCTGTTCGACCTGGGTGGCGAGCTTTCCATCCCGGGCTACACGCTGCTCAAGCCCGAGCAGGTGGCGCAGCTCGACACCTGGCTGGCCGACTACAACGCCAACCTGCCGCGCCTGGCCGAGTTCATCCTGCCCGGCGGCAGCCGCGCCGCGGCGCAGGCGCATGTGTGCCGCACCGTGTGCCGGCGCGCCGAGCGCGCACTGGTGGCGCTGGGCGCGGCGGAGGCGCTGAACGAGGCGCCGCGCCAGTACCTGAACCGGCTCTCGGACCTGATGTTCGTGCTGGCGCGGGTGCTGAACCGGGCGGGCGGCGGCTCGGACGTGCTGTGGCAGCGCGACCGCGATGCCGCGAAGAAGTAA